In Dethiosulfovibrio salsuginis, the sequence GCCGAAAAGCTCCCCTATGTGCATACCTATGGCGGTAATTATGGGTATGAGGGAGTTGACCAGGACGTGTTTGCCGATCACCACCCTGTCCGATAGCCCTCTGAGCTTGGCGTACAGGGCCCATCTGGCGTGGAGATTGTCCAGGACGCTCCCTCGGATCAGCCTTATGTTTATACAGGTCGACATGAGGGACATGGAGACAGCGGGCATTATCATGTGGGACAGTCCTCCCAGGCCCATAGAGGGCAGCCACCCCAACTTTATGGAGAACAGCCACACCAGCAGATAGGCCAGCCAGAATCCGGGAATTGACACCCCTACGAAGGCCAGGGCCCTGGTCATGTTGTCCGCCGCTCGGTCCCTTTTGAGGGCCGCCAAAAGCCCCAGAGGCAGGCTGATCGACAGAGTAAGGAGAAGGGAGAATCCCGCCAGCTTGAGGGTGTTGGGAAAATAGTACATGATCTCACCAAACACCGGATTTCCCGTCACGTAGGATTTGCCGAAGTCCAGCCTGAGGGCCTTCCTCAGCCAGTCGAGGTACTGGACCGGAAGGGGCCTGTCCAGCCCCAGATCGGCCCTGGCTACAGACAGGGCCTGATCGGTTGGAGGGATGTTGGACAGTCTCAGGTAGGTCATGGCCGGGTCTCCCTGGCCCATTCTGAGTATCAGGAAGACCACCACCGAGACTATAAACATCAAGGGGATAAGCTGAACCAGCCTCTTTGCGATATATCTGACCATAGGTCTATCGGCCCAGCTTTATCCGCTCGAAGGGAATGACGTAGTCCATGGGCATAAAGGGAATCTCCTCTATTTTGTCGCCGTGAACCGTGATGTTGGTCGGGTAGCTCAGGGGAAGGTAGACGGCCTGGTCGTGGATGGTGGTCAGAATCGACCTGTAAAGGTCCTGTATTCTCTCCTCGCCGACGGTCACCATAACCTCGGTTATCTGACGGTCAAGCTCCTCCTTCATGGGCAGGCCTATCTGTGCCTGGTAGTCGGCGTGGGACGGTACCCTCATGGAGCTACAGTAGGACTGAGGGTCGTAGGGAGCTCCCCAGGTGGAGGAGAATATCATGCCGAACTCGCCGGATTTCTGCCTCTTGTAGTAGGAGTCCGCCTCCTCCGCCACCAACCTGACATCCATGCCGATCTTTCTGAGGTCTCCCTGGATGGCCTCCGCCGCCGCCTTCTGGAGGGCGTCGGTGCCCACGAAGCAGAACTCGACTAAAAGGGTCTTGCCGTCCCTCTCCCTGAAGGGAGAGCCTGGCTTTAGGGTCCAGCCAGCCTGGTCTAAAAGCTCTCCAGACACCTTAGGGTCGAAGCCGTAGGGCTCAAGGCCAAGGTCGCAGTAGGGGCT encodes:
- the nikB gene encoding nickel ABC transporter permease subunit NikB, with amino-acid sequence MVRYIAKRLVQLIPLMFIVSVVVFLILRMGQGDPAMTYLRLSNIPPTDQALSVARADLGLDRPLPVQYLDWLRKALRLDFGKSYVTGNPVFGEIMYYFPNTLKLAGFSLLLTLSISLPLGLLAALKRDRAADNMTRALAFVGVSIPGFWLAYLLVWLFSIKLGWLPSMGLGGLSHMIMPAVSMSLMSTCINIRLIRGSVLDNLHARWALYAKLRGLSDRVVIGKHVLVNSLIPIITAIGMHIGELFGGAVVAESIFSWPGVGRYAVSAIYNRDYPVMQCFILIMTFIFVAMNLIIDIMYAWLDPRIRLEGGK